AGGGCTAtatgagatctatagagctcacttagactttgctcagactttacttaatttaaacttagctgagtgtgataaaacgcgaacttgattTTTGGATTAGACTGTCTTAGATTAAGCTCAGCATATTTTCATCTGccaaataactaataaaaacgaaatcaaataatatgctaaacttacactcagctacgttttacgtaagtaaagtctgagcaaagtctaagtacagTCTATAGATCTCAACCTAAGACGTTTTATGAAGTTAATTTCTAGGAGGCTCTATTATcgatatatatttgataaatgaaaatatagtaaaattagtTCAATGAAGGACCAAAGAAACCAGAATACTATagttattaaatcaaattttgttttcgacagattctaaaaaaaaatcaaggaagctattttgaaaaaatgaaTGTCTCTTAAGACTTTGAGATACAATTGGAACAACAACACGCCATAAAATTAGTCACAATGACAAATGGCATgaattataatcataatatagaaATGGTAAGCATTCCATAATATATTGATCAAATATGGCACATTGAAGGAAAAGTCTTATATCGAAGCCTTCAAAATGGCATTCTAATCGAATGTGCAGTTATATTTCGGATTAAATCGGATAACATATCCTATTGTGAGTCAGGAAAAACatgagttatattttataaatatccgGCAGTATGAGATGAATTTAATAAGGCAGCACACGTACCAGCGGTCATTTAGTTATCTAACACTGTTCTGTTATTACGTTATCTAAACAACCAATTAATGATTACCAAATTGTCTTTAACTTAGTGTATTAATATTACGTTGGTATAGATGGATTCATCTGCGTTGCTTGTCGGTAagtctttttttcttttttagtaTTCTTCGACAAACTTGAACTAcactgtcaatttttttttacatcgtTTCTTTGTTAgagtttttcattttatttgtgaGTTGTATTAGGGTTGTTGaatttataaattcaattaTGAGCTAAAATTGCGTAGAGCTTTGACTTTACGTGTAAAGACCTTACTACCATCCTGTTTGTTtaccaattattaataattacgaGTCAGACAAAAAATTTGTTCCTGCAAGAAGTTAAAACTTTTCTgtagttgttattttttttcagttaTTCTATCAATTGTCTGCCAGGCGACTGCATTTAGTTGGTTTCCCCATTTTCATGACAAATGGTTAAGTGACTTTAGTGATTTTAAAGACAACGATGTACTggataatgataaaatatattttcctgATGATGACGACAGGTATAATTcacaaagtttttataatattaataatttatttaaatgtaagcatatcacataagtaataatttttaattaaggaAAATATACAGGAAATAACCATAATACGTCTGTTTTGCATTAAGACAAAACAGGTATTATATGATGGAGAAAACAGCAATGAGGCAATGACCTTGCTGATGATGAAGACTGCAATGGCGCCTGACAGCAAAACTTTCGGTAAAGTGCTTTCAACGCCCTCTGGTGTAAGAAATAGGAAACATATTCTCGATATACAGACTAAGTATGGCTGATATTCTCGTTTTGAACAGAATCATAGGACTGCTTCTTCAAATCATTGCTATATTTTCGAggacatataatatataaaaatatggaattaTCCTTGTTGCGTCATAAAAAGTCTGAATTGAACATTCACTCAAAGCGCGCTTTATGGAATAATTATTGCGGGAAAGAAATTTATGATAATTCAAAACTTCTTCGAACAAAAAACGAAGTGTATTTACCTAATATAAGCTGTACGCTGATAAGAAAGCAATGAGAGAGCAAAAaagagcaatggagagggctatttctggagtttccctgcgagatcgactcagaaatgaggagttccgtaggagaaccaaggtcaccgacatagccctaatgattgcgaaactgaagtggtagtggacATGGCACATAGCTCTCCGGACCGATGGCCGTcggggcagtaaaatcctcgaatggtgaccgcgtaccgaaagacgcagtgttggtatacccccacaagatggaccgatgacctggtcaagatcaccgaaatacgttggatgagggcagcacaggaccgatcgacgtggagatctttgggggacgccTTTGACCAGAAGTGgttgtcttccggctgatatgatgatgatgatcaagAAGCTATAATCTCTTAAATCTGATATCCTTGATTCCAGATGGCAAACAACTAGTACAACCATGTCACCAGACACAACAGCACGAACTGACATTCAGATAGTGACCTGCATGAATACGTGTCCCATGACCCTTGACTACAACCCTGTCTGTGCGAGCGATGGAGTTACTTTTCAGAACATTGGACACTTGCTCTGTGCTGTCAAGTGTGGTATAGGTTAGTATTGATCCTTTACTTTAACCTTGAGCAATAAAGTTTTGAGCCTGTATGTATAAATGTTTTTAGACTTAAAAGCATATGATTAcatctttatttgttttaatatgccTGTACCTGTAATAGTTagtaaatcattgtatttgttggatgcaattactaattgtgacagtaatcgcGACCATCATCTTCACGATGCACCCTTGCACAAAcagttattgaaataatttatattacttaaacacgactcatatgtTGGATGCAacaaccttacaaactaatttgttatgtactAAATTGTATTGGAAGACGCAAACcagaaaaaattatgaaattgtaTCTTCTGATGCTATAACTAGATTAGAAAGCTATaccttttttcttcttttgacaATCCATAAAATACTTGAAAATAATCGATCCCCTGAATATcctataaaatcattttttgcGCATGTTGTCTCAAGTCAAGGCAGAATTCGACTTTACTATAAGCGAGgcttatatttataacaatagatACAAGTTTTTTATCGTGATGATTcagtaatgaaataaatattaacccAAATGATTCTACACTGGGTTTTCTCAGCTGCATACATATTTGTCTTCTGTGGTTAAAACTTTGTAAGATGGTTCTCTATTTATGCATATAATTAGATGTTGCaactatttatatgaaaatgacGAGTTACTATAACTTCCGTGTATTTTTTAAGCATTTGTATCCAAATAGATCAGTGATCATGCAATACACTCCGCTATTTGAGTCCGCGTCTTTGATTGACCAAATTTTGGACCTCCAATTTTTTTCGTCCCTGAATATCAGTTTTGCTAATAGATGTTGAgattagatattaatttataattatgtctCTTGAATATAACTTTTAATGGGTATACCATGTATATTTGCAGAATCTTGAATTTAGCatcaaaaaaagtatttttaagatttatgagcaaacatttttatgtataaattcgcttttttaagaaaaatcaaGCATTCAAGTATTGTTAGTTAAATAGGATAACACATAGATAACAGTTTGTGACCAAACAGTTCcacagaataaaatataatcgactatatttagtaaattttatatgcatgcTATCTTTTAGTGGCTTTAAAGTTTTACAGAAGAAACGTTATGAATTCTGAAGTATTGTGACATATCTTAACTCATAGATTATTGTGTTTTACAGATGTCAGAATCGAGCGTTTAGGTGCTTGTCCTAAGCCCGAGGGACTAAAGCCTACAGTCTCTCAGAAGCGCTTAAAGGGCTGTATGGCTGTCTGTCCAACAACTTCGGACGATAATCCAGTTTGCGGAACGGATAATGTCACTTACAAAAATGAAGAAAGCCTCTACTGCGCTAAAATGTGTGGAGCGggtaagttatattatatttttacccACAAGAAAACTATTAAGACTGTTTGTAAGGGTTCCATTTGCAGAGGAATACTGTAAATAATTCTCCGCTGTGCGCCGCCCTGCGTCTCTTGGTCTATATGTCAAagtgaaagtcaaataaactttattcaattaggcttaaactaagcgcttttgaatcgtcactataaatatttcttttaaattactgaatctactaatCTAATAACCTACtcaatatgttcggaaaaagtacaGCTCGTGTGAAGAACACACAAGcaactcaacagccactcttttcaaacaatagagtattttatacaaaacaaattacttGTCAGCGGGCTAAATCTCAGGACTGATCACCGTGGAGATCTtttggcctttgtccagcagtggacgtcttccggctcatGATGATGGGCTAAATCTCATACAACGTGATCGCTATTGTTTACTTAATAGTAATTACTATTACTGCTTTATTAAAACGCAATAAAAACTAAGGTGGCGATATCTAAATTGCCACATGCAATTTGCATGgatcttaattaaaataaattatagttaaataaactaaaacacacatttaaaaaaattaaaatagaaacTAATGTTCAATAAGtataatttacaaacaaaaatctatttttattgcaaaaaacatGGATGCTTCCTGTCAATTACTATAACTTTTTGACAGATATATGTAAAAAtgtcatattaaaaaatatttttggttttttagtattttttattaaaacgatGGTAATTTTGTAGCAACGTATTTACACGCGCCTTAGCTATTGGCAAAAGACACTACTATTAAAAGGTATCCTGCATAAAAACTCACTATTGCTGAAGGTAAGAAATATGGGGCAAACTATTTATGTGCAGTTTCAAATTAAGCCAACGTTTTGAAGGAGTCGAAAGTCACGATTAAACattccattaaataaaaacagacgtATAAAACTAGAATAAAAGTaagaaaaactatttaaattattgtaatgttatcGGCGCTTTTACAAGTACTTCAATAAGTACTTACACAAAATTTCAAGTcgattcaataattttaagtggGTGAAAATCGTGTCACCCAAGtcaagctaataaaaagcgtgtaaaaattaaGGATGTGTGTTTAAGCCGACCTTGTTATTATCTTGTGCTTCTTTTGCACCTTTTTTATACGATTTTTTGAGTTATTTAGTAAGTTTTTAATTTGACTGAGCTTTTCTGTTCCTATAATGTCATTGTCATGCAATTTATTGTACTTGTTAATCATGAGCACACATTTTGAAGTTACGTTTCTATCCTAACGCCActgactagtaaaaaaataaggactccgtgtcaccttacataacagtgtagcaccaaaactaGCCGATTAACgcgtaaatacatagccccacgcacatacttacactactacaggctgaTAGGCAGCCATtgtgagaattgtcatcgtctgtgacagatcagtttgcgtctcaataaactattttaaaaatgccttcCTGCGtagtgaaaaagtgtaaaaacgatacaatataagtatttgtggccatatatgattatttaagggagaaaaaaccgtgtaactagtatcccccgtaaccgcacacacacagcataacggtgcttcacttgctaatatcatggcgcggagtccttctttttttactcgtccgtgcctaACGCTAAAtcattaacaaatataataaaaggagTAGACCCAAATGAGGTCCTTGGGGCAGGCCATATTGCTGAGCAGTGAGGAGTTAAAACAAGACATCAGAATATAAATAAGCTGCATTTTGAaaaccttatttttaatataaaatattaattacttactacAGGTGTGGATCTGAAGCGCAAATCACGGTGTTCATCAACAATCACGACAACAACAATCGCGCCAAATAAGAATGTACAGATACAGAATTGTATCTCGGGCTGTCCTGTCACGTCGGAATACAATCCTGTCTGCGGCTCCAACTATGTCACGTATAAAAACATCGGGATGCTACAGTGTGCGAATTCTTGTGGAATAGGTTAGATAATGGTTTATTTTATCACTACTATAAATCCTCGGATAAGAATTGATATCTTATTCGAGCAGTTTTTGATTAATTGTATGTACTATGATTTCACGTTTACCGTGATGTTTTTGTCATCTAGTGTGAATAAATCCTTTTGCATTGCGTGATTCAAAAAAGATAC
Above is a genomic segment from Leptidea sinapis chromosome 35, ilLepSina1.1, whole genome shotgun sequence containing:
- the LOC126975227 gene encoding uncharacterized protein LOC126975227 yields the protein MDSSALLVVILSIVCQATAFSWFPHFHDKWLSDFSDFKDNDVLDNDKIYFPDDDDRWQTTSTTMSPDTTARTDIQIVTCMNTCPMTLDYNPVCASDGVTFQNIGHLLCAVKCGIDVRIERLGACPKPEGLKPTVSQKRLKGCMAVCPTTSDDNPVCGTDNVTYKNEESLYCAKMCGAGVDLKRKSRCSSTITTTTIAPNKNVQIQNCISGCPVTSEYNPVCGSNYVTYKNIGMLQCANSCGIDVNVLAHTACFLLTTTPPPSTQPAPQDSLPTTTTQSTANTIPQEILDSIFKKPDNDEIPNIDPRSNPVKE